A stretch of Mya arenaria isolate MELC-2E11 chromosome 14, ASM2691426v1 DNA encodes these proteins:
- the LOC128217497 gene encoding prisilkin-39-like, with product MYVYVYASVYGYVFGNVYVYVYASVYGYVYGYVFGNVYVYMNVYVYGYVYGYVFGNVYGYVYVYAYGYVFGNVYVYVYVYVYGYVYGYVFGNVYFYVYGYVYGYVFGNVYVYVYGYVYGYVFGNVYDYVYVYVYGYVYVYVYVYVYGYVYGYVFGNVYGYV from the coding sequence ATGTATGTCTATGTGTACGCCTCTGTATATGGCTATGTGTTTGgcaatgtgtatgtatatgtgtacgCTTCTGTGTATGGCTATGTGTATGGCTATGTGTTTGGCAATGTGTATGTCTATATGAACGTCTATGTGTATGGCTATGTGTATGGCTATGTGTTTGGCAATGTGTATGGCTATGTGTACGTCTATGCGTATGGCTATGTGTTTGGCAATGTGTACGTCTATGTGTATGTCTATGTGTATGGCTATGTGTATGGATATGTGTTTGGCAATGTGTATTTCTATGTGTATGGCTATGTGTATGGTTATGTGTTTGGCAATGTGTACGTCTATGTGTATGGCTATGTGTATGGCTATGTATTTGGCAATGTGTATGACTATGTGTACGTCTATGTGTATGGCTATGTGTACGTCTATGTGTACGTCTATGTGTATGGCTATGTGTATGGCTATGTGTTTGGCAATGTGTATGGCTATGTGTAA
- the LOC128217496 gene encoding uncharacterized protein LOC128217496 gives MQVVYIVPRQDAHIVPRQVVHIVPKQVVDTVPRQVVHIVPRQVVYTVSRQVVYIVPWLVVHIVPRQVVYTVPKI, from the exons ATGCAAGTTGTGTATATTGTACCTAGACAAGATGCGCATATTGTACCTAGACAAGTTGTGCATATTGTACCTAAGCAAGTTGTGGACACTGTACCTAG GCAAGTTGTGCATATTGTACCTAGACAAGTTGTGTATACTGTATCTAGACAAGTTGTGTATATTGTACCTTGGCTGGTTGTGCATATTGTACCTAGACAAGTTGTGTATACTGTACCTAAGATTTGA